A region of the Zonotrichia leucophrys gambelii isolate GWCS_2022_RI chromosome 14, RI_Zleu_2.0, whole genome shotgun sequence genome:
GCCCACGCCGAGGACCGGGAAGAGGGGCTGACCAAGCAGCACCTGACCACgctgctggagaaggaggtAAAGGGGTGTGTAGGGTGCAGGCTGCCTGCCAGGATGGCCTTCAGGCCACTGGGGTGACTGTAGGGAGCGTGATATAGGCTTAAAAATAGCTGTAAATATTCTTCCTTCATAACAGCAACTAGTAGGGGTGCTATAGGTTCCTtagggagctggcagggagcagatccTGAAtccattccagccctgccagcagctttcAAGTTTCCCACAGTTGCAGAAAGGGCTGTTCTTATGGCCTGGTAATTCCTTACCCCTCCCAGCCAACACAGCCTGATTTGTGGTGGTAGTAGCCAGCCTGTCTCTGACAAAATGGGTAGAAATTCAAGCTCCTAAtcctctgtgcctctgcagctATAGAGACCAGTGTCTGCATTTATGAACTGCCATGAGCTGAGCACACAACACAAAAGTTCCCTTTTTGTGGACCCTACATCAAATAGTCTTAAGATTTTTGGAAAAGAATGGAGGAGACTCAGCTCGCTTGGAAGAGTTCTGTGCCTGGGATAACAAAGGTTGTTGTTAGCTGGGATTAAGGTGTATTAGTGGGAATGAAAGGGGTAACCTTTTCTTATGGAGTAACCAGGAATATCACCGAGCTgaactgggctgggatttgcCAGGGTCGTGCCTGGCACAAGCTGGTGCCGTTCATCCTTTGCTGCAGTGAGCTTTACGAATTACACTGTTGCATAAATAAGTTCTTTCAGAGGGGAGGGATTTTCCTGGCAAAATGAAATCCaggtcccagagcagagcagcggTGCCATCAAAAGCTCCGTTAattctgctctgtgtcccctccgAGCCACTTGTTCCTTATGGCTGATCCCCTGCCCACTCCCTGGACGCTGTCTCTGTTCATGTCcctccagctggagcagaagcagaaggaggccctggagctcctggagcagaaccGGCACCTGCAGGATCAGCTGAAAGTGGCTCTGGGCCGGGAGCAGAGCGCCCGGGAGGGCTACGTGTTGCAGGtaggagagcaggaggagatggagatcCAGATCCATCTTCCCTGTGCCCAAGGGATCCCTGGTGGGCTTCCATCCGCGGTGTTCATGGGGACATCCTGGGTGACCACCACTGAGCTCCCAGAGATTTGACCTTCTTGCAAATGTGGCTAATTCTGTAGCACTAGCAGAGTTATCTGCTTATGGAAACCTCTGATCTGGGATGGAGTAGAAGGTAGCATTACCTGTTAGCATTcccaagagaaaacaaaccagagCCAGATGGATGGGACTTCAGCAAAGTCCACCTCTGATCCATCTCATATTGTGTTTGCCTTTGCAACAGCTGTTTCCCCCTTTCTGTGCCCCAGATTCTTCCCTCAGGCAGGAGGGTGCCCACAAGGCTTTCCAAGCATCCTGTAGCCCACCAGTTGTTCCTGGCTGGGGATTTTGTGTGCCCGTTACACAGGCAAACACAGGACACTCAGATGTATTTCCCGGACACATTCCCTGCAGCCAGAGTGGGATTTGCACTGGGATGACCTGTTATCTTGGATCACTTTGGTGGTTTCTGCTGTCACAAGATTCCTCAGCAAAGCCTTGAAATGAGTTTTGGAGGATCTGACAAAAGAAACAGGATGATCTTTGGGAAAACCTTTCCTCCCCTCGTCCAAACAAAAGTTTTTTCCAGCCCTTCCTCTGGGAACATCTATGCCCGGGGGGAGTTgtggcacctgcagggcagCTTCTGGCTGCTCTCAGGGGTCCATAGTGTGTTCTGTGCAGGGGCAGCATTTTGACTTGCTCAAATTTACTTGACCAAACTGGCTGTGGATCAAAGTGGCCGCGCGCTGCCGCACACTGCGCTCCCGCGGCAGCAAAACCCAGTGTCGATGCCAAACCTTGCATCCTTATTTCTCACAGGAAAATTTTCCCTGAAGAAGTTGCACAGGCAGtggagccagcccagggagggggaCATCTTGCCTTCCTTGCCCATGATCTCCCAGGAGGAGTAATTAATTCATTTCTGGAGTCTCCGAGCTGACAGTGCCTGCTTGGAGGAGTTCCATTTTCacttggcagagctggaggagtaACTAAGTCCCACTTCCCTGGGGCAGAGGCGTCTGACCTCCCTTTGCCTGGAGCCTGGAAAAATCAGGGACTGGGGATAAAAGCTGGATTCTGAATCCACCATCAAACTGAAGTTGGCCACAGTGCCTTGATACAAGGAGGGGTGGTGAGGGGGACAGCCTGCAgagaggctgagctgcagagagaagTGACCCAAACTTGGACCTGGAAGTTGGAGAGGGTTTTTGGAAAGGTTGGAGGTTTTTGCCTGCTCCAATCTAATTGTTCTGGGGATTTCCCTTGTGTTTCCTGGGAACCAGAGGGATTAAAGTCCTATTGTAGAAGGGAGTAACCccaccaaaccctgctgggGTGGAGAGTGGAGCCACTGAGGAAATTCTGCAGCCAAACATCACAGCATTTTTTTGGACAACCCCTCTGAATTTCATGCCCTCCCACCCCATCATGCCTGATTTTGGGGAGGTTCCTGCATTGTCTGTTAGGAGGGCTGATAGAGAAGCCTGACTGCTTCCAAGCCCATCCCTCCTGAGCTGCCTGGGAGGCACCAACCCCTCCTTggcagcctgagcagccccacgggacccccaggcactgcctgtTCCGTGAGGCAGTGCTGAGCCGCCCCTCCCATGCATGTGCCATGCACCGAAGCCTCTCTGGCCTCGTGTAACCCCTCTCTTGCTCTGAGCTTCCTCGGGGTGGGGCACCCTAACCTTGATCCCTACTGGGACAAAcaccaggagctcctgctcctggaaaaTGGGCTGGAGACATCCCCTGCTCCGGCCACTGTGGGTGGGAGGGGGCACGTACTAACCTGTCCCAGACGGATATTCTTGCATGTTTTTGGTATAAAGCATGAAATTTAACTTAACATAACTGAGTGTCACATCTGTGGGCTTTCCTTAATCAGCAACCAGAGTACAGCAAGGCAGGCCAAATTCCTAAGCTTAACGCTGTGCTTCTCTCACCTCTTCCTgtctgtgtatttttcttttttaagataCATAATTTCTGTCGCCTTTTGCATGACGCTTTCTGTGAGTTTTCTCTTTGCATGCTCCATTGCTTTGGTTTGAATCTCACAAAGGTtggtttctttcatttttacattCTCATCacaccttttccttccctccattTGTTGGGCTTTTCATTTTGTCCtttgttggtttattttattttgcaggtaGAGAAATTAGATCCTCCCTAGCCCTAAGCTTTAGCTTAACAGCATCTCTCTAAAACCATGAGCAGCCACTCAGTCTTGTTTGGCAGGCACAGAAATGACATCTCCACCATGATGGCTGGCCCGTCGCCCCGTGTATGGGTGGGATGTGATGTCATTTGCTGTCACCTCACTTTCTGTTGTTGCTTTTGGTCGGTGGACTGTATTACCTGAACTGTGCACTTTTTGTttcacaaacaaacaagcaatcttgctaaaaaaaagaagttcctttctcctccattttgtttcatctcctcctcatcatcatccttggcatttttcttttgtctgtgtctctgttttgctgctggtgtttctttttcattgtttttttattctgtttgagtttgggtttatttttttttccatttagcCTGTTACTGTACAGCTGTTTTGATGTTGTGGTCAGTGTTTTCTGTTACTGGAAAGCAGTTGTcgctcattaaaaaaaaaaaaaaaaaagttgatcAAACAAACCAAATTGTGCCAAGAACAAATCATCCCATTTGGAGCAGTGGGTAGCAGCCAAGTCGCTGTGAGGAACTTTTCCACGGCCTGCCTGGCCAGAGGTGTGACACTCAGAAGGGAGAGCCAAGAGTGTTACTAATCTAGtatttaatcaatttttttaaGACCGAGGTGGCCGCCTCGCCATCAGGTGCCTGGCAGAGGCTTCACAAAGTCAACCAAGACCTCCAAAGCGAGCTGGAAGCCCAATGCCAGCGTCAAGAGGTGATCAATCAGCAGATTCAGTCGCTGAAGCGCAGCTACGCCGAGGCCAAGGACGTGATCCGGCACCACGAGGCCGAGATTCAGAGCCTGCAGGCGAGGCTCAGTAACGCGGCGGCCGAGCTCGCCATCAAGGAGCAGACCCTGGCCAAGCTCAAGAGCGACCTGAGGAGCGAGAAGGAGAAGgccaaggagcagctggaggagtgGCAGCACGGCGAGGCCGcgctcagctcccagctgaaGGCCAGCGAGCAGAAGCTGAAGAGCGCGGAGgcgctgctgctggagaagacGCAGGAGCTGCGGGACCTGGAGAtgcagcaggctctgcagagggaccaCCAGAAGGAAGTGCAGCGGCTCCAGGACAGGATCGCAGACCTCAGCGGGCAGCTGAACGCCAGCGAGCAGGCGCGGGTCCTCatggaggagaagctgcagaagaACTACGAGGCTTTGCTGGAGAGCTGCGAGAGAGAGAGGCAGGTTTTGATACGGAGCCTGAAGGAGGTGGAGGACAAAGCTAATGAGTATGAGAATCAGCTGCAGAACAGTGAGCAGCAAATGGAGATTCTGCAGAAGGAGAAGCTGAGCGCCAAGTTCGAAGGCAGCGAGCTCGTCCaccagctggaggagcagctggccATGAAGGAGGCCAGCATCCAAAAACTTGCCGAGCACATCAAGGAGCTCGAAAGGGAGAGAGATCAGATCAAGTGCCGGTTCCACGAGCTCATGAATCAGGTGGCCGAGTCGGATAACGAAGTTGCAAAGCTACAAGCAAAGTTGAAAATGGAAGAGACCAACTACCACAATCTGGAGCAGTCGTTCGAGGAGGTGTCGGATCAGTTCCGGGGGGTGCAGGAGgtgctgaaagagaaagaagaagagctgagacatGTTAAGGAAATGCACTTGAGAATTGTGGAGAAGAAAGATCAAGATCTCAGTGAGGCTTTGGTTAAAGTGGTTGCTTTAGATAGCAGTTTAGAGGAGACTAAAGTAAAGCTAAAGGCCAAGGAGGAGGCTTTAAAGAAATTAGCTAGTGCGGGCACAGGTCCATGTGCTGAGGAGGCAGAAGACCTTGGCCCCAGTCTTGAGGTGGATGAAAGTCATCCATCCCAACTGGGGCAAACTCAGGATGTCCTCCCAGCTCTGACTTATGCactgaaggaggaggaggatgaggttCTTGAGACCAGTCAGAGGCAAATGGAGGAATTTGGCTCCCCATCTAAAGTTGTAGAGCTCCAGGACCAAGAGTTGGTTCAGAAAGCTTTAGCAAAGCCTGATGTAGGAATCATGGGGGCCAAGAGGCAAAGGATCCGTTTTTCAAGCATCCAGTGTCAAAAGTACATCCATCCAGATGGATCAGAGAAAAACTGGACAAGCAGTACCTCTTCAGACACAAGCCAGGACAGATCTCTGTCTGAAGAAAGCATGTcctcagagccagctctgggTTACCCCTCATCAGGGACCAGTGATTCTGAGACTTATCTCTCCATCATCCATTCCCTGGAAACCAAGCTGTACATTACAGAGGAGAAGCTCAAAGATGTGACGATGAAGCTCGAAAGCCAGCACGGCCATAACCAGGAGACGCTCATCGCCCTGCACCATCAGTGGGCCAGCACGGAGTCCCAGCTGCGGGAACAGCTTCAGACCAGCTTGTCCCAAGTCAATGCTTTGATCTCACAGCTGGAGAGTGAGAGGCAGGAAAAGTTCAAGCTCATAGAAAGTCACGTCAGCGAGCTGGgaggtttccagatgaaaaacGATCAAGCGCTGACTTGCTTAGAgaagtgcagggagcagctaAGATCCTTGCCCAAATCAGACAAGGATAAAGAGGGTGATTTGTTCCTTGTTACTCTGTCTAGCATGGAAACAACTTTATCAAATGCAATCCAGGCCTTGAGCGGAGCGCCAGTCCCATCAGACTATCAGCAGAGTGAAAGCCTCACCACGGAGAGCCCCGCTCCAGaaggaggggatttgggagaagAGGAGCACATCTCCAAGGAGCAGCAAGCAGATGTGTTTGACACCGGCCAGCTGAGGTGGCTTTCTGAGAGGGTGGCATTTGAGGCCTCTCTCATCAACCAAATAGCAGAGTCTTTGAAAAATGCAAGCTCTGAGATAGCCCAGCTTCTGAGAGAGATCCAGGGAACGGCTGAGGTGGTTTTGTTGGAGCCAGCAAGTGTTTCTCATACAGCCAATGATTTGGCCAGTGTCCTGTctaaaaagctgctgctggaaggggaGTTTTGGAGCCAGGTGGAGGAGCTGAGAGCACAGTTGAGCACTAgagaaggagaagctgagggtAAAACAGAAACAAGTTTGGGCATTTCCCCATGTTTTCTCAGTGCTGTAGCAGATGCTACATTGATCAAGGCAGAACTTGGGTTTGttgcagagaaaatgagagaatCTTTTCATCAGAGGTTAAAAGCAATTGAAGAAGAGCTCCATAATACCAAAacagctctccagcagcacaaatgcATGTTGGAGGAGATCATCAAAGCATACAGGACTCCTGAGTTTGATGGAGTTATGCACCAGATTTCTGAAGCACTTGAAATTCAAAAAGATGCTTCGGAAAGAACCCAGATCTCTTGGGATGGGAGCCGTGTCCAAATGGTGCCGTGCCAGGAATTAGCCAAGGTGGAGGAGACTGGCAGTGCCCCAGACCGTAGTAGTGAAGCTCTTGTTTCCATTCAGGAAGATCTTGCCCAGCAGCTAAAGGACAAATCCAGTGTTCTGAAGGAGATATCTGTTGCCTTACTCTCTCTGCCTCCCGAGGAGGCCATGAGAGACTGTCAGAAGCTCCTGAAGATGTCCCAGAGTCTTTCCTACCATTCGTGCATGGGAGACCTGGAGCGGTATTCGTCTCTGTTAGTCCACGATGCCATTGTTCAGGCTCAGGTTTGTTACGCCGCTTGCAAAGTCCGGCTGGAGCACGAGAGGGAGATGAAGTCCTACAAGGAGTCCCTGCAGAGCATGgatgccctgtgccaggagcgCGTGAAGACGGTGTCTCTCCTGCGCGACGAGTACgaggagctgctcaggaagcagcagggcgAGTACAGCGAGGTGATCGCCGTGCTGGAGAGGGAGAACGCTGACCTCAAGGCAAAGGTGTCCCAGCTGGACAGCCAGCGCAGGCTCCTGGAGGAGGAAGGGCACGAGCACAGCAAGAGCTTGAGCGAGCTGCAGGGGCGCTACGAGGAGGAGATCCGGAACGTCATCGAGCAGCTCAACAGGACCGAGGATGCCCTGAAGGCCGAGAGGGTGGAGGGGCTCAACCAGCTCGACGCCGTTGTCCGCGACAAGCAGAACATGGAGCAGTATCACCTGGAGCAGATGCAAACGCTGGAGGAGAAGTTCCAGGCCAAGATCAAGGAGCTGCAGGTCATCCACGGCGAGGAGCTGCAGGCGCTGCAGGAGCACTACAGCCAGAACCTGCAGCGCCTGCAAGAGACCCTCGATGAGTACCAGAGGCAGCACCCGGAGGCGTCCCCCGCGGTGGCCccgggctctggggacacctgggtggcCAGAGAGGGGGGTGGCACCGGGCAGGACCCCGGCAGCGACCCCGACTCCATGCACGGCCTGAGGGAACgcatccaggagctggaggccCAGATGAACGTCATGAGGGATGAGCTGGAGAACAAACATCTGGAGGGGAACGCTTCCACGTTGAGggaaaaataccagaaagaCTTTGAAAACCTAAAGGTCTTGATATGTTTAACGCtttctgccttctgctgctgagcGTGTGGGAGGGCACGTGCAGTCCCAGGGTTTTCAGCCATCCCCTGAAACAGCCAGTGTGCTGAAACAAGCCCCAGGGTATTAGCCAGGCCTCTGTAAAGCATGGtgtttccttcttctccatgctgGGGTATTCTAAATGCATTGCTCAGGGCTTGGGAAGGTGGATTTCTGGAGGTGATCTTTGTgtggaaagggagagagagagttTCAAAGTAGCTCAATAACATCACACTCTCCTTCAACACGAAGAACTCGGTGTTTCTCCTACGTTTTGCTTGTGACTTCCTTTTAAAAGCATTCCTCAGCTCTGTCTTTCCCAGTCTGATCAAATCTCCAGTCTGTCTCTGCTGCCTTCAAAATTGCAGGATGAAATGGAAACTTGATGCTCTCAAAATGTATGTTCCTAGGGAAAGTAGCTGCAAACAGATGCCAAATTCTGTAGCAAAGCAGAGCTCCTCTGCAGGAGGCTGCGAGGACCATGCTGGTGTTGGACACAATAATTCTGTACACAACAAAGAGTGCACAGTTACAGAACACCCAGGTGAGGTGCAGAGAAACCCACTGGCAATGAAATGCCCCCATTCAAATTGCCCCAGCAGTCAGACTGGCTGTAAAACTGGTTTGAGATCatccagcatttaaaaaaattgggtTTGGTGGTTTGCTTTTCCTGGGAGAGCATTCCCAGTTCAGAAGTGAGTTTAGGGCTGTAGAGGActctggcagcaccaggagaggctgcctGGTTGAACAGGAAGCCAAAAGGGCACTGATGCAGAGGCTGAACCAGTGAGGCTCTCACAGACCAGTTGCTCTTAAGAATCAGCAAAAATGTGGGAGAGCTTGCTTCCAGCCACAAGATCCAGCACACATTTGAGCTGGGAGTGAAGTGTGGCTCAGCTTCAGCCAAAAGCTGGTTTTAGCCTGGGGAGAGCAGTAGTTTTGCTGAATCCCATTGGAATTAAGCAGTGGTGGTCAGAAAGCCAACCAAGCAATTGGAAACCTGCCCAAACTGGAGGCTTGAATGTGCTTAATTCTTCTCTTAAGAACCTGGAGAATGTAACATCAGTAGCACAAGCATAACTCCTCAaactggagaagagaaggctccaggaacACTTTGGAGCCCTTACCAGTGCTTAgaggggctccaagagagctggaagGAACTTGTGACAAGGCATGAAGTGGCAAGACAGGGGGGAATGGATTTTAGATGAAGGAAAAGTAGATTTAGATttaatattaggaagaaattattccctgtgagggtggtgaggccctgacACAGGTGGCCCcaagaagctgtggctgccccgtCCCTGGAAGTTTCCAAGACCACGTtcaaggcttggagcaacctgggatagtggaaggtgtccctgcttgtGGCAGAGGGTAGAACAGGATGGactttaaggtgccttccaacccaaaccattctgtgattctatgaggTACTGATTTGTACGTGTGGATTTATGGCAATGCATTTACAATACATTAAATAGTGAATCTACAGCCAGACCTATGGCAGAGTATGCacctttttcttccaaaatcaGAGGTGTttcaggagttggacttgatgatccttgtggatcccttccaactcagcatattctatgattctgggTGTAATGAAgaatcctgcagggctgctctgtgccacagccaaGTCCAGGCAGGTTCTGGCACTGAGTTAGGAGtctaaaaaacaaataaacaaacagacaaGGCTGGGAAAGAGAAGAATGCCTCgggattaaaaattaaatgggagggaaaaaacccaccaaagcTAAAAATTGGGAATGAGGATTAGGTGTAGGTTACAGAGCATTAGCCAAGAAGGTGATGCTGAGGGGTGTATGTTAGTGAGAGTCAATGGTGTTGGACTGTCATGAGCACTTTTGCCACTAGGTGAGTGAATTTGTCCCCCTAAAATTTCCCATGGTGTCCCAGAGGTGACAGTT
Encoded here:
- the MPRIP gene encoding myosin phosphatase Rho-interacting protein isoform X6, whose protein sequence is MAAKDNPCRKFQANIFNKSKCQNCFKPRESHLLNDEDLNQAKPIYGGWLLLAPEGTDFDNPVHRSRKWQRRFFILYEHGLLRYALDEMPTTLPQGTINMNQCTDVVDGEGRTGQKFSLCILTPEKEHFIRAENKEIISGWLEMLIVYPRTNKQNQKKKRKVEPPTPQEPGPAKMAVTSSNIPSAEKVPATKSTLWQEEMRGKDQADGGSGIGPTQSPMQGQAGAASSMKDPVLDSKEEESSMNGDRIDCGRKTRVESGYFSLEKTKQDSKLEEQQLPPPPSPPSPSTPNNRRSQVIEKFEALDIENAEHMETSAPGGAALSSETRQGRSEKRVFPRKRDFTCEGAAVGSILDVSASPLSPHRRAKSLDRRSTESSMTPDLLNFKKGWLTKQYEDGQWKKHWFVLTDQSLRYYRDSVAEEAADLDGEIDLSTCYDVTEYPVQRNYGFQIHTKEGEFTLSAMTSGIRRNWIQTIMKHVRPTTAPDVTRKNFSLKLSVLKPSSLPEEKSKTGSSFESGPKPSEKPDAEQAELDTEQKRSRARERRREGRSKTFDWAEFRPIQQALVQERANAADSSSSGSAAFPRDAGAADADPGELERERARRREERRKRFEMIDTVDGAGPEEALRMEVDRILPVPGDIKPQNVHVEIEQRWHQVETTPLREEKQIPITPLHLAHAEDREEGLTKQHLTTLLEKELEQKQKEALELLEQNRHLQDQLKVALGREQSAREGYVLQTEVAASPSGAWQRLHKVNQDLQSELEAQCQRQEVINQQIQSLKRSYAEAKDVIRHHEAEIQSLQARLSNAAAELAIKEQTLAKLKSDLRSEKEKAKEQLEEWQHGEAALSSQLKASEQKLKSAEALLLEKTQELRDLEMQQALQRDHQKEVQRLQDRIADLSGQLNASEQARVLMEEKLQKNYEALLESCERERQVLIRSLKEVEDKANEYENQLQNSEQQMEILQKEKLSAKFEGSELVHQLEEQLAMKEASIQKLAEHIKELERERDQIKCRFHELMNQVAESDNEVAKLQAKLKMEETNYHNLEQSFEEVSDQFRGVQEVLKEKEEELRHVKEMHLRIVEKKDQDLSEALVKVVALDSSLEETKVKLKAKEEALKKLASAGTGPCAEEAEDLGPSLEVDESHPSQLGQTQDVLPALTYALKEEEDEVLETSQRQMEEFGSPSKVVELQDQELVQKALAKPDVGIMGAKRQRIRFSSIQCQKYIHPDGSEKNWTSSTSSDTSQDRSLSEESMSSEPALGYPSSGTSDSETYLSIIHSLETKLYITEEKLKDVTMKLESQHGHNQETLIALHHQWASTESQLREQLQTSLSQVNALISQLESERQEKFKLIESHVSELGGFQMKNDQALTCLEKCREQLRSLPKSDKDKEGDLFLVTLSSMETTLSNAIQALSGAPVPSDYQQSESLTTESPAPEGGDLGEEEHISKEQQADVFDTGQLRWLSERVAFEASLINQIAESLKNASSEIAQLLREIQGTAEVVLLEPASVSHTANDLASVLSKKLLLEGEFWSQVEELRAQLSTREGEAEGKTETSLGISPCFLSAVADATLIKAELGFVAEKMRESFHQRLKAIEEELHNTKTALQQHKCMLEEIIKAYRTPEFDGVMHQISEALEIQKDASERTQISWDGSRVQMVPCQELAKVEETGSAPDRSSEALVSIQEDLAQQLKDKSSVLKEISVALLSLPPEEAMRDCQKLLKMSQSLSYHSCMGDLERYSSLLVHDAIVQAQVCYAACKVRLEHEREMKSYKESLQSMDALCQERVKTVSLLRDEYEELLRKQQGEYSEVIAVLERENADLKAKVSQLDSQRRLLEEEGHEHSKSLSELQGRYEEEIRNVIEQLNRTEDALKAERVEGLNQLDAVVRDKQNMEQYHLEQMQTLEEKFQAKIKELQVIHGEELQALQEHYSQNLQRLQETLDEYQRQHPEASPAVAPGSGDTWVAREGGGTGQDPGSDPDSMHGLRERIQELEAQMNVMRDELENKHLEGNASTLREKYQKDFENLKATCERGFAAMEETHQKKIEDLQRQHQRELEKLREEKDRLLAEETAATISAIEAMKNAHREELERELEKSQRSQISSVNADIEALRRQYLEELQSVQRELEVLSEQYSQKCLENAHLAQALEAERQALRQCQRENQELNAHNQELNNRLAAEITRLRTLLTGEGGGEAAGSPLTQGKDAYELEVLLRVKESEIQYLKQEISSLKDELQTALRDKKYASDKYKDIYTELSIVKAKADCDISRLKEQLKAATEAQGEKSPVNTTVSGYDIMKSKSNPDFLKKDRSSVSRQLRNIRSKSLKEGLTVQERLKLFESRDLKKD
- the MPRIP gene encoding myosin phosphatase Rho-interacting protein isoform X5 gives rise to the protein MAAKDNPCRKFQANIFNKSKCQNCFKPRESHLLNDEDLNQAKPIYGGWLLLAPEGTDFDNPVHRSRKWQRRFFILYEHGLLRYALDEMPTTLPQGTINMNQCTDVVDGEGRTGQKFSLCILTPEKEHFIRAENKEIISGWLEMLIVYPRTNKQNQKKKRKVEPPTPQEPGPAKMAVTSSNIPSAEKVPATKSTLWQEEMRGKDQADGGSGIGPTQSPMQGQAGAASSMKDPVLDSKEEESSMNGDRIDCGRKTRVESGYFSLEKTKQDSKLEEQQLPPPPSPPSPSTPNNSFSLNSLDSKSSCPMHKDSNSRDVGRGAEKSGRPLSFKASRQYTTLADVPKAIRISNREAFQVERKRLERRTRARSPGREEVARLFGNERRRSQVIEKFEALDIENAEHMETSAPGGAALSSETRQGRSEKRVFPRKRDFTCEGAAVGSILDVSASPLSPHRRAKSLDRRSTESSMTPDLLNFKKGWLTKQYEDGQWKKHWFVLTDQSLRYYRDSVAEEAADLDGEIDLSTCYDVTEYPVQRNYGFQIHTKEGEFTLSAMTSGIRRNWIQTIMKHVRPTTAPDVTRKNFSLKLSVLKPSSLPEEKSKTGSSFESGPKPSEKPDAEQAELDTEQKRSRARERRREGRSKTFDWAEFRPIQQALVQERANAADSSSSGSAAFPRDAGAADADPGELERERARRREERRKRFEMIDTVDGAGPEEALRMEVDRILPVPGDIKPQNVHVEIEQRWHQVETTPLREEKQIPITPLHLAHAEDREEGLTKQHLTTLLEKELEQKQKEALELLEQNRHLQDQLKVALGREQSAREGYVLQTEVAASPSGAWQRLHKVNQDLQSELEAQCQRQEVINQQIQSLKRSYAEAKDVIRHHEAEIQSLQARLSNAAAELAIKEQTLAKLKSDLRSEKEKAKEQLEEWQHGEAALSSQLKASEQKLKSAEALLLEKTQELRDLEMQQALQRDHQKEVQRLQDRIADLSGQLNASEQARVLMEEKLQKNYEALLESCERERQVLIRSLKEVEDKANEYENQLQNSEQQMEILQKEKLSAKFEGSELVHQLEEQLAMKEASIQKLAEHIKELERERDQIKCRFHELMNQVAESDNEVAKLQAKLKMEETNYHNLEQSFEEVSDQFRGVQEVLKEKEEELRHVKEMHLRIVEKKDQDLSEALVKVVALDSSLEETKVKLKAKEEALKKLASAGTGPCAEEAEDLGPSLEVDESHPSQLGQTQDVLPALTYALKEEEDEVLETSQRQMEEFGSPSKVVELQDQELVQKALAKPDVGIMGAKRQRIRFSSIQCQKYIHPDGSEKNWTSSTSSDTSQDRSLSEESMSSEPALGYPSSGTSDSETYLSIIHSLETKLYITEEKLKDVTMKLESQHGHNQETLIALHHQWASTESQLREQLQTSLSQVNALISQLESERQEKFKLIESHVSELGGFQMKNDQALTCLEKCREQLRSLPKSDKDKEGDLFLVTLSSMETTLSNAIQALSGAPVPSDYQQSESLTTESPAPEGGDLGEEEHISKEQQADVFDTGQLRWLSERVAFEASLINQIAESLKNASSEIAQLLREIQGTAEVVLLEPASVSHTANDLASVLSKKLLLEGEFWSQVEELRAQLSTREGEAEGKTETSLGISPCFLSAVADATLIKAELGFVAEKMRESFHQRLKAIEEELHNTKTALQQHKCMLEEIIKAYRTPEFDGVMHQISEALEIQKDASERTQISWDGSRVQMVPCQELAKVEETGSAPDRSSEALVSIQEDLAQQLKDKSSVLKEISVALLSLPPEEAMRDCQKLLKMSQSLSYHSCMGDLERYSSLLVHDAIVQAQVCYAACKVRLEHEREMKSYKESLQSMDALCQERVKTVSLLRDEYEELLRKQQGEYSEVIAVLERENADLKAKVSQLDSQRRLLEEEGHEHSKSLSELQGRYEEEIRNVIEQLNRTEDALKAERVEGLNQLDAVVRDKQNMEQYHLEQMQTLEEKFQAKIKELQVIHGEELQALQEHYSQNLQRLQETLDEYQRQHPEASPAVAPGSGDTWVAREGGGTGQDPGSDPDSMHGLRERIQELEAQMNVMRDELENKHLEGNASTLREKYQKDFENLKATCERGFAAMEETHQKKIEDLQRQHQRELEKLREEKDRLLAEETAATISAIEAMKNAHREELERELEKSQRSQISSVNADIEALRRQYLEELQSVQRELEVLSEQYSQKCLENAHLAQALEAERQALRQCQRENQELNAHNQELNNRLAAEITRLRTLLTGEGGGEAAGSPLTQGKDAYELEVLLRVKESEIQYLKQEISSLKDELQTALRSLKEGLTVQERLKLFESRDLKKD